In Zingiber officinale cultivar Zhangliang chromosome 1A, Zo_v1.1, whole genome shotgun sequence, the DNA window tttagccaattttttaagcaaataaggaactaaatttcttaagtcatctatttgagtttcggcgagaaaagaacttacagtggggatcgggccttcggaagcggatgcggatccgtggcttcgctcggactctgtttctgactcgttctcggcttcggactcgagttcggactcgatttcgtcaattatgttagcctgcgccggtaatgcgagaaagctcgttggttcttcttccttgtcagtctcggattcgtctgacgactcggaccaggttgctttcaatgcctttcttcttttcttcttgtttgggcaatctggcttgtagtgacctttttggttacagccgtagcaggtgacatctgatctgtcctttgtgttcatttgagttgccttcttcgacttgcacatcttccgtacgagttttatcaagttggaaataacttcgtcttcgtcttctgcgtctgattcatcgtcttcgtcctctgatattttagatttgcgccttgacgtcggttcacgtgttctgctagtacctgtaaccaaagcaacacctttctcgaccgggcgtgcattagtctgctcatgcaattctaattcagaaaacaattcatctagttttattgaggataaatccttggaaactttgtaagcatcaaccatggatgcccacaaagtgttcctcggaaaagcacttagcgcgtaccttattacgtcgcggttttccacTTTTTGGCCGAtcacatgaagcccgttgagtaggtcccggatgcgtgcgtgaagctggttcgccgtctcaccttcctgcattttaatattatataatttatttaaaattaaatcacgcttacttactttagcgtctgacgtgccctcgtgcagctcgattagtttgttccacagctccttcgcacttgaaaatggtccgactctattcagttcttcttttgtcaacccgcattgcagcatacaggttgctttggcatcagctttgaccttctttcttatgctggtatcccagttagtgcatgaaacgagttctccagcgccgtcaagtggtagctcgagaccggtctggatgatgatccacatctcgacttgcgtcttgagatggtagatcatccggttcttccaataggtaaagtcttcgccggagaagagcggggggcgaaaagtgctaaagccttcttggagggccatttaaaAGAACCGACGACAAAAGAATAGCAAAActatgtaccaggacttgatcctggattagcagtgcggtatggaaggatagaaatagaagttcaccagtttcgaaaaataataaaatattattaaaaaaatattttaaaagatattatttcaaattttgccaaattcaatattttatcaatactaataaactgtgaaaggatgaaaatgaatttttcaaaaataattttggagaaaaaaaaatgaaaggcgtaaggttttatttttaccctatacacacgacaaagccacgaaaaatgcttgaatggtggttgcaccagttcaaaccgaccccgctctgataccaattgttggatcgagacgcgctagaggggggggggggggggggaatagcgctcgttgctaaaatcgttcaattatcggaatcgtaaaatctatcggagaagtaacgcagcggaaagtaaacaaccacacagaaagacaagagaatttacttcgttcggagcctgtgacgactcctactcgaaggcccgcgatccttgatcgctttccatgggcaacaactataagctcgacaagagtacaagaaatacagttaagtataatgaaaaagtacagttataccaacgacaatatcgtaatctgaagatttcggagctccgggtcgtcggtgtctcgtagcagcactttgggatcgtctcgtgagcagcttgtagcagaaagattgcttggaagttcttgtttttgagctgctggtcgaaaccctttataaagggtgttcagaCCATCTCCAACCACAAACTCTATTTTGGTGCACTTTCAACACCAATTTGGTGTCGTTTGAGCACCAAAATTTTTTTCAACTCCAACCATGAGACACCATTTCCTACACTAAAAGgaatattctttagaatattctatttttccatcttataatttattattcaacatacatattaatttgttaaatatttttattacgctaataattactattaatttttatgatattatgtttttagttacaagaaaattaaaattaatatttttataattttgttagaaataatttaataaacatactaatatttaatatttaaagataatacacaatcataaacaatttagataatttttttaaaatattttcaccagACAACTAACACTTCATTAATAATACATCATTATGAACCTTAAttatcagaattaccaaattgttCCCACAAATGCTCAATTAATGCATTTCTAAGGGCAaagtgagcatttttatttttgattccttCATGTCTAGCAAGAAACTCTTGAAATCGGGTATTGTCATCTATTGCTGTATCAACATCTGCAGCCGACGAGACTTCACCTTGCTCAACAATTGAGGTATTCATATCGCGCTCATCTTCAATGATCATATTATGCATAATAATGCATGAAGTCATTATatcatgtaaaatatttttctgcCAAAAACGTGAAGGTCCTGCAACAATTGCAAAGCGTGATTGGAGCACTCCAAATGCTCGCTCAACATCTTTTCTACATGCCTCTTGTTTCATTGCAAACAACTTATTCTTTGTACCACGTGGATCTTGAATTGTTTGAATAAGTGTAGACCATTTTGGGTATATACCATCAGCTAAATAGTAACCCATGTTGTACTCTTTTCCTTGAATGACATAACGAGCAGGGGGAGCAATACCTTGAGCAAGGTTAGAAAAAAGATGAGAAGACTCCAATACATTAATATCATTGTTAGATCCAGGTAAACCGAAATATGCATGCCATATCCAAAGATCATAATCAGCTACAACTTCTAGAATAATTGTTGGCTTTCCACTGCGACCGGAATATTGCCCAGCCCATGCTGTTGGGCAATTTTTCCACTTCCAATGCATACAATCTAAACTACCCAACATTCCAGGAAAACCACGTTGCTCACCAATATGAAGAAGTCTGGCAACATCATTAGCATTGGGTGATCGCAGGTACTGACCTCCAAATACTTCAACAACAGCACGGCAAAATCTTTTCACGCTTTCTATGGCAGTTGATTCTCCTATTTTGATGTACTCATCAGTAGCGTCTGCCGGTACACCATATGCCAATATTCGAAATGCAGATGTCATTTTTTGTAAACCTGACAAACCAAGTTTTCCAACTCCGTCTCTTTTCCGCACAAAATAATTATCATGATTACTAACCTCGTTAAAAATACGCATAAATAAATTTCTTCCCATTCGGAATCTTCTTCGAAACATTGCAGCATTATATGTAGGATTTTCGGCAAAGTAATCATTGAATAGATTACAATCAGCAGCTTCTCTATTACGATTGATCACTATGTGACCAGGAATAGATCCTTGATGTTTGCCTTTGTCGCTTTCTTCACTCAGATGTTTCAAAATGACCTGATTGTTTCGGTAGATCGCTTGAGTGATAAGCCTTCTGTGTGCTTCAAATATATCATCATCTTCAGAGCTTGAGGATGATAAATTTGATGTACCTTCATATCTAGCACTCATTTTTTGAGATGAAGAATGTGATTGAATTGTTTTCAGTTATGGTGTGTATTTATAATGTGAACACAACACTTTTTAATTTTGTAGGTGACGGGACATCACAATGAACACAACACTTTTTAATTTTGCAGGTGAcgggacatcacaatgcacacaccatGATAATTATTTCAGGAGATGGGACATCACAATGAACACAACACCTTTTAATTTTGCAGGTGAcgggacatcacaatgcacacaccatAATAATTATTTCAGGAGATGGGACATCACAATGGACAACACTTTTTAATTTTGCAGGTGAcgggacatcacaatgcacacaccatGATAATTATTTCAGGAGATGGGGCATCACAATGAACACAACACTTTTTAATTTTGCAGGTGAcgggacatcacaatgcacacaccatAATAATTATTTCAGGAGATGGGACATCACAATGAACAACACTTTTTAATTTTGCAGGTGAcgggacatcacaatgcacacaccatGATAATTATTTCAGAAGATGGGACATCACAATGAACACAACACTTTTTAATTTTGCAGGTGAcgggacatcacaatgcacacaccatAATAATTATTTCAGGAGATGGGACATCACAATGGACAACACTTTTTAATTTTGCAAGTGAcgggacatcacaatgcacacaccatGATAATTATTTCAGGAGATGGGACATCACAATGAACACAACACCTTTTAATTTTGCAGGTGAcgggacatcacaatgcacacaccatAATAATTATTTCAGGAGATGGGACATCACAATGGACAACACTTTTTAATTTTGCAGGTGAcgggacatcacaatgcacacaccatGATAATTATTTCAGGAGATGGGACATCACAATGAACACAACACTTTTTAATTTTGCACACACAAATCTTTTACAATGCACATAATTTTTTCCTATATAATGGCATACTAGACATGGCCATCACAATACACCTTTACTCTTGAAAAAAATGAGTTCGAATTCTCGTTCATCATCCTACTCCGTTGAAGAAGATAAacatttatgtcatgtttatcttCATATTTCTCAAAATCCAATCATAGGAATCAACCAAAAAAAGGATCAATTTTGGGCAAGAGTTGAGATAGAGTATAATCAAgatccaaattttaaaaattctgagcGACCGAGAAGATCATTACAAAAAAGGATGAATACTATCATTGCTGCTGTTTCCAAATTGAAGGGTTGCATACGACAAATCGAAGAATTGAATCCAAGTGGAGCATCAGAAGAAGATATTGTAAGTTGTTTTCATTATTTCTTTTGTAGACTATCCAAGTTATTTTCAATATCTAATTTAGTTATTAATTTTGTTTCATAATTGTATTATTTTCTTACAGATGAATCGTGCTCAGATGTTATTAGTACAAGACCCTAATTACTCAAAGGGCTTCAAATTTGGACATGTGTGGAGCATTCTTCAAGGTATTGAGAAATTCAACAGTGACAACGTCAAAGCTGCATCTACAAGAGTGCAACGACAAACTGCTCAAGCTGATTATTCTCAATCATATAATCTCGAGAAAGATGTTTATTCACCTTCATCTCCACATGTCTCTTCGTTTAATCTTAACATCACTGATTCAGACAGTGGTGGTACTTCAACTAAACGACCTATTGGGGTGAAGAAAGCAAAACTGAAGAGAAAGAATGAACAACAATTCAGTAAAATGGTTTCACAGAATGACGAACTTGTTGCAGCGTTGGATCGAAGTACCAATGTTTCTATGTTCAAGGAagagaataaaattttattcaaagaTTTGAATACCATTGCTGATCCGATAATGCGTGAATTTATTCACGGTGAACAAGTCAGAATTATGCAAAAGAGGACTGAAAACGAAAAATCTCAATCAATTCCACATCAAGGAGAAGGATCTAGGATCAATTCgtctcaagaagaagaacaaggatCTCAAGATCCTTTGAATGGTTCTGGTAAATTTTATGATTATTTCGGTGGTTTATTAAGAGGTGATTTTCCTGAATATTAAACATTGATTTGTTTAGTATTCTAATGTTATTGCAGTTATTTAAATGTATGTTTACTTTAGTGTTTGTAGCATCTTTAAATTGTAGGATGGAATGTTatgtattttgaaattttaaatatttaattgtgtGTTTGTTATGGAATTaccaatattataaattttaatatatttataatcttagcaacataacaaatattaaaatttataatatatatttaattgaaatttatatattaaatttataatatataaaatttatataataaattcaattaaattaaatcatattaatttataatatttaaaaatattttaaatataacttGCCTATTatgatatattatattaaaaaaatctctaCTTGCACCAAAATGGTGCAAGTGAACAGTGTAGCACCAAGATGGTGCTGCACTATTCACTTGCACCATTTTGGTGCTATTTTTGGGGTCACCATTGGAGGGGATATGGTGCTCTTTTTACACCAAAATGGTGTAAAAGGGCACCGGTTGGAGAtgctctcaaggcgccttctactgttcaccaaggcgccttgaacagccgagtcagccggggagatgaggagcgaactggtcgaatcttatcacagactcaaggcgccttccactgttcacagggcgccttcagatgttcaaggcgccttccactgttcatcaaggcgccttgagcagcttCTCGCaaccagctccagccttgcatccgaggcgcctccaagctccatggaggcgccttggacactgttcatccgaggctttaagttgctcctttgcacctgcaagatacgttagtcccaaacactaccctgcagcacaaagttagcacataatacaatagatattataaatgaagtattaacagtctccggactgtccgagtctgacttcaggtttccaaccggaaaccctaggtcgacccgacgcctactgttccctctacggggaacgcgtcctcacctactccacttaggagatttacctgttgccagtacgatcctccagatcgactggacttttgctcggcatttgacgcttccggactttctgctggacatccgcttcccggctagtccagactttcacctggttcgcgacaccaggacttttcacttagggttaccaccccctaggacttttgcctgaagccatcgacctgccaagacttcccgcatagggttaccaccccctatgacctagggttaccaccccctaggttttttacctgcctaaccgcagctaggacttttgcctaagtatcacttaggactttcctgcaagctccatgaactttgttagataacaccaccacttaactttgagccctttgccataatcaaaactcaggttcgatcatctggtgctcactgcaccaacatgatgtagatgggatatatccctcctatatgtcgggagtgacatcattattcttgatagagtgataccactaagtacatggtcatgcccaaatgagtcaatatgagatattgagctcatttgattagagtgagtctacttggagttcaagatttagattgattagaggatgacacggtctatgccttacattgattaatttagatgtcaaggatagaaggacattgttatatattgtgaagagtcacaattagtaatcacaaggcgatgttagatctcaatattcttgtaacttgggtagtaatgatgtgttgctagataccgctcattacttattcttctaaatgagtttaggagcattgcaaacgttacaagaacctatagggtcacacacaaaaaacaattagatagagattcggttcatatgatgaaccaagaggattaggttcatgtgatgaaccaaattggattaagagtaatccaaattagattaattgagtaagacttgagttagactcaagtgaggcttaatgatgatattcattgaattttgaattcaatgataaatggaatttaatttaaattttagattcaaatttcgaatgagtttcaaaatggtcatttaatgaagaatgaatattcattaaatatttattaaggctcattaatgaggctcattaatggtgttaatgagcattaagtattttcattagatgaaaatacttaagccattttttactcttattttcataatcggtcattattattcctccttgcttcttcttctctccctctcctcctccttggacgAAACCCTAAAAGAGTGCTACCACACTCTAAGatttcttctccacctaattgttcgtgtggatacacatagaggggtgttcacttgacacccttgagatccggcatcttttggacgagcgggataagcgaaggacttcgcatcaaaggtataaactcctaaacatgtagatctaaagtagatctaggattagaaaacacgtacatgaaaaatttaatattcgcatggatccggtggcatgggatttcggggttttcgcattgcaaaaagcggtttttacgacccgaaagacccaacagtggtatcagagccacgtgcgaacatgtacttatttttattttaatttttatgaaaatttacagatttgtaagtttctgtaaatttatgatttttatgtattttatgagtatttttctcgtagaagcgaagcaacaagtgtttgaacacttgtaggcttcgactatcgagaaacaccttccgaaacggcaaggtctcatcCAAAATTGTAACGcctgaaaaattctcaaatttattttagaaatattctatgatttttttagaattttaggatatttttatagaatttttcgaatagccgaagtagcaaaaataaataaaatcgtaAAACAGCCTAAGCAGGGATTGAACACGAGACCTAGCGAatcctatgacttatagatgactttagtaaccaaggggccccaacaggggtgtgttgaaaggaaaggagaacaattatatttaaagtGTAGTTGGAGTgtatttaccacttaatataaataaggaaattAAGTGGGAGATGTTATTTCTTCTGAACGACAATTccttctccctcaaaccctcaccgccgccccctctccttctcactctctcggcgcccaagaccAAGAAGCCTAGGGTTCCGCCCCTAGGATTGTAGGAGCACTCTCCGGCGACAAATCCGGCAAGAAGACGTTCCTCTCCGCAAGAAGAACGCGTAGgcgtaagaagatcgtcgaagagatcctcttctccggaaatctagagatcggattgtaagaatatTTAgcacaggatgtaagtaacctctcacctgcagtataagtagctaatcgcaTGTTTTTATGTCTATAGTTCGCGATTATGTTCATAGTGCAGCCATAtgtagagttagagcacaccaggtgctcgattaA includes these proteins:
- the LOC122007383 gene encoding uncharacterized protein LOC122007383; protein product: MSYNFQAVSYEGTSNLSSSSSEDDDIFEAHRRLITQAIYRNNQVILKHLSEESDKGKHQGSIPGHIVINRNREAADCNLFNDYFAENPTYNAAMFRRRFRMGRNLFMRIFNEVSNHDNYFVRKRDGVGKLGLSGLQKMTSAFRILAYGVPADATDEYIKIGESTAIESVKRFCRAVVEVFGGQYLRSPNANDVARLLHIGEQRGFPGMLGIAPPARYVIQGKEYNMGYYLADGIYPKWSTLIQTIQDPRGTKNKLFAMKQEACRKDVERAFGVLQSRFAIVAGPSRFWQKNILHDIMTSCIIMHNMIIEDERDMNTSIVEQGEVSSAADVDTAIDDNTRFQEFLARHEGIKNKNAHFALRNALIEHLWEQFGNSDN